The sequence TGGGTGGTCTTTGGGCTTCAGGGAAAGCACCGTTTCACCACTGGTGGTGGTGTTTGTGGGTTTTTGTAGCCACCCTTCATTAAGTCAAGAATGTTCCCaccttgggactggggttgtggctcaggagtagagcctagtatgtgtgaggactgggtttgatcctcagcaccacataaaaatacataaaatagtggtattgtgtccatctacaatgcaaaaaaaaaaaaaagattaaaaaaaagattgttcCCCTCAGTTTCTGTGTTTCATGAATAGGTAttgaattttgttaatttttattttttatttttatcagttGTAGGGTTGTGTGATTATATCTCTGAAACCTGTTAATGTGTTGGATTATTTCTAGTGACTTTCTCATATTGATCCAGTCTTTCATCTCTGGAGCAATCCCTCCTTGGTCATGCTGTATATTTCTTTTTACGTATTGTAGAATTGTACTTGCTAGTGTTAAGGACTTTTGTGTCTGTGTTCCTAAGGAAAATACTGAACTTtgggagttctctctcttcttttcaactgttatgctattaaaaaaaaatagttgttgtatttttctttctaaaatttccATTTGTTTGCGCTGTATATCTTCTGTTTCTTTGCTTAGACTTTATTCTGATGATGCTTTAAAGTGTTTGTCCAATGACACTGATGTCTCCATCCTGGCACTGATGGGCATCTGTTGATTATTTTTTCATACAGCTTTAGATCTCTCTACACCTTGGTGGGACGAGTGAATTCATTGAAACCCCAGAAGTTTGGTATTGTGCCATGAGGCTGTGGATTTTATATTCACCTGTCTTAGCCTTGCTCTTGCAGGGGATGGGAGGCTGCCTCCTTATTGCTGGCCACAGGCCCTGTGGACCTCCGGGGCCCATTGCCTGGGAGTGGCTCCCAGCTCCTGCTCTACCTAGCCTTGGGCTGTGGGTGGGATGGACTGTGGTGGGAGAAGATGGTTTTAACTTTTATGCTTATAGAATTGAGGTGCAACAGCACAGCCAAGTAAGAATAGCTTTCAGGTATATGGAAATAATGCCAGTTCTTTCATGGAGTAGGTCCTGCAGCGTGATCACTGATGTCATGGAGAAAGAATCAAATGGCACAggcaccttttatttattttatttgtcctttTATTCTCCTAACAGGCCTGTGATCTCAGCCacttggagactgaggcaggaggatcacaaaagttcaaggccagcctcaacaattagcaagaccctgtctcaaaataaaaaggctggggatgtagtgcagtggtagaacacccttgggttcaatctccagtccaaaaataaaattgaatggcAAGAATACCAGCTGGAGGGGCAGCTGCAAAAGTGGGGCAGGACCAGAAAAGTTGGTAGAAACCCTGGTGTTGCCGGGAGTTAAAGCAGGGGCAGGGGAAGAGCAGAACTTGTGAGAGCCAGAACTCCTGCTTTTGGTGGCTTTGGGCCTTGGGATTTGAACATGTGTGGGACATTCCTTTTGTTTTCCAAAGACTCAAATCCATgctggtcctttttttttttttaactttttaaaatttttatttttgatactggggattgaacccaggggtgctttaccaccaagcAACATCCcaatccttttctttctttcttttttttagtcagAGTAATGCTAAAttacttaggtcctcactaagttgctgaggaaggccttgaacttgcaatcctcctgcctcggcctcccagtggctgggatcacaggtgtggccGCCATGCCCTTCTCCTCCACACTGCTTTTTGGAGCTACAGCTAAACATATCATTTTGAAAAGCTGGGAATTAGCATATCATTGTCCAGCAATTGTGAAATGGTCAACACCAGTGTTTGCTCAGGAGGTGGTGGGCATTCTGTGCCACCACCCTGCCTCGCCTCACTGTCCACGTGGCAAACTCCTCTTGTGAGTGGGATGGGAAACAAGCTGGGGACTCCATTCAGACCTGAGGCCCCTGCCCACTGGCAGGTGCTGTGGCCACCAGGTCCTGGGCCTTCCTCCTTCCTGTAGCAGAGAATGGAAGCCAGCTGTTCCACAGTGTAAGGTAGTGCATCAGTGCCCAGCCTGGCCTCCCCATTCTCCTAGGCCCATGTTTGTGTGTCCAGTGCTCTTGCATGGGGATAAAGGCCAGAGCATGTCTTGAGGTTGACATCCTTGCTGTGTGTCTGATAGAACGTAAGCAAATGCCTTGGATATAAGCTGTTCACCAGTGATGCCTGGGCAGAGCTGACACAACTGTTTCGtggcatactggggattgaacccaggggcactcaaccactgagccacatccccagcccttttttgtattttatttagagacagggactcaactgagttgcttagcatcttgctttttgctgaggctggcttcaaacttgcaatcctcctgcctccctttcccgagctgctgggattacaggtttgtgccaccatACCCGGCCTCCCATGTTAACTTTTTATATCTTACTGATAGTCTGTGGGACACTGAGACCAGAGCTGGCAGACAGTGGTGGGGTTGGTGGCAAGGGAAGCAGTGGTAGATTTTCTTGGCCATAGGAGTTAGATGTGTGGACCCTGCATGCTCAGCCTCAGTCCTGGTCTGATTTGGGGGTAAGAGATTTGCCATTCCTGCAGAATGTACAGTCTTGGGTCTTAGGCTGTAAGTCAAGGGCTATCTTTATATGTTGTTTCCTTTGAGTAAAGATCATTCATTGAACCTCTGCTGCGACTCTTCACTATGTAtctttttctccttcaatttATTCATGTCAGGTTGGATTTGGTCCCGAGAGTCCCAAAAAGAAATAGCAAAAGAGAGAGAAGCATATCGCCAGAGAACAGTTGCCTTCCAGCAGGATCTTGAAGCCAAGTACCATGCTGTGATCTCGGAAAATCGACGTGCTGTTGCTCAGCTGTCTCTGGAACTTGAAAAGGAGCAAAACAGAACAACTAGTTACCGAGAAGCCCTTATCTCTCAGGGACGGAAGTTGGTGGAAGAAAAGAAACTTCTGGAACGGGAATGGGCTAAGGTAATGCAAGAAAGAAGCCAGCTGCAGCCTCTGAGAAGTGTGTACCTGAGCcatctggaggaggaggaggactggcAGAAGAAAGCCCGGCTCATGCTGAAGGAGGTTGGAGAGGCTCTTGCAGAAAGGCAGAACATCTACTGCAGCCTGGTCACCCCCCGCCGCTCACGGCTGGAGCTGGAGAAGAACTTACTGGTGCGTGCCGCCATCGACCCAGTGGCTGCTGACCTAGAGATGGCAGCTGGCTTGACTGACATATTCAAACATGACACCTACTGTGGTGACATCTGGAATAGCAACAGACGCCAGAATGGGAGGCTCATGTGGTTATATCTCAAGTATTGGGAGCTGGTCGTGGAGCTGAAGAAGTTCAAGAGAGTAGAGAAGGCCATACTGGAGAAGTGAGAGGAGTGAGGTGTCCACGGCCACCCGTTGTTTCTCATGACGTTCTCCCTGCTGAGCTCCCACACTTCCTCTGCTTGCTACCTGCATCCCACCACATGCAGCTGCTCTCAGTGGCGTTCCAGCTCTGCCACCCTCAGCAGCAGTGAGGATTCGGCACATAAAGGTTTTCCCTGTGATGCTCAGCAGCTGTGAAGGGTTGCCTTTCTCTGAAGCATTTTGTGAGCTGCTAATATTTAGCAGAACAGTATAATGTCATTTAGTTCGAgggtaaaaattgtttttaaaggtcAGATATAATATTGATCCTCACTGTAAGTAATTTTCTGTGACTTTTCCTAAATAAATTCTGTCTTCtaggattatttttttccttccatttAGCAGTCGTCAGGCAGTGGTGAAGAGGGGTGTTATAAGACCACGGAGGCTGTAAAACATTTGGAAGCTCTCATGCTTACAACAGGAAAAGCACCCAAGTGGTTCTCCTAGCCAGCAGGTGCCCCAGTATTTTGATAGCCACAGAGGCTATCAAAGTGTGAGGCAGGCCCACAGAGCCCACGTTCTGTAAGAGGCTGGGTGGACAGGTCCCAGCTCCTGGGGGATGGGAGGATCACTTCAGAGTGTTTTCTGTTGATCTGGGGTGTTGAGTGTACATGAGGTTGCAGGGCTTAAAATGGAAGGAGTTGGTTGTGGGGTGGGTATTAGGATCTTGCTTCTCATTTTGCTTACTGCAGGCTGCTTTGCCTTGGAACAAAGTTAGAAGGTAATGATTGGCCTGGACCTTCTGAAACCTAAATGCACAGTGACAAGACTTTTGTACTTTCATCAAGTTAACTTATTTGGTGGAGAGGCCTTCCCCTTTTTAAAGCTCCTAGATAAAGAGGTATCTTAGTCACATATCccatgtatgcatgtgtgttttgCACCACTGATACAGTGTCAATTTCATGGTGACAAGAAAATCTTTCTGCAGACATTGCAGCAGCAGAGACAAGTAGCAGGGGAGAGCCTCCCCAGAGAAGCTGCATGTTCTTTGAGAACTGCATGTCTAGTTGGAGAGTGTAACTGCTTCTGGCTCAGCTTCAAGTAGGGGAGGCTTTCTAGCTGCAGCCTAAGTTGCACCAGTGTTTGATGTGATGAACACACTGAGCCCCGACATGCTCCAGCAAGCAGCTGCCTTCATTCTCTGGGTAACCCTTTGCTGTACTATGACCAGGACGGATTGCTGGGCAGAGCTGGGATCACTCCTTCTGCCTTCTTGAGAGGTCCTGTCTATTCTGGGCTCGAGGAAGTAGTCCCTGTATTTCTCAGTTAGGATTCTGGTTGTGAGCAGTAGCTTAATTCAAGCTGTCTTAGACTTGTAGAAGAGGATTTGCTTTAAGGGTGTCTCAGACCCAGGGCAAGAATGGAGAGTGCAGTTCAGACCTGGGAGGAGCTAGAAATGGCACCTGAGCAACTCAGGGACCTGCCTACTTCAGTCTGTTCCCTGCAAAAGGCTCCTAAGGCTGCGCCCCATCCTGGACTGGCATACTGCCTGTGCCACTCAGGCCTTCAGAGAAGTTTGGGAGCCCTGGGTATACAGTGCTGTGGCACTTGAATGGAGTGGGGACAGTGAAAGCCAGGGATCACAGAGTGTGTGGCTTTTGTTAACAGGAAGTCTATGATGACTCAAGGCATGGTGTAGAAGTCCTAGAGCTCTGCAGCAATGAAGGAAGCTCACCTCCCTTGCCCACCTCTGGCAGGAAAGGGTCTCGCTGTCGGAGTGACTGGATAGCAGAGGCATTAAGGCAGTTCCCAGGCCCAAGGTGGCCAGAGGTCTGGGTAGGGTGTTTGGTCCCTTAGCCTGAATTGAAATCCCAGACTCAAGAGCCCTCATGTCAGCTCAGGCAGCCCTGCCCCAGTCAGGAAAGCACCTCCTTTACCTGGGAATCCTGCAGAGTGAGCCCCCAGTATGCCTTGTTGGGCCTGCCCGGCTCATGTGGGTTACAGAACTGGTCAGCCAGAGAGGTACTGTGTTGGGGTGCTCATGCACAACTCTACATCAGTGTTCTTCAAGTTCCTGGTTCTGAGCCCAGCCCTGCTGGGATGGCCCCTTGAGGCTGGTCAGTGGCCAGCAGCTGAGTGGGGTGCTGGAGTCTCCTGGCtgcagaagcttgcttggtgagcATGGGGTGTTGGCCCTACTGGTGAGGCCTCTGGCACGAGGCTGGGCCAGGGGGCTGCTCACTGGGGCCAGAGCTGACTCTGCTTGGTGGTGCCATAGGATGGGGCTCCAGACCGGCAGAAGCAGATTGGTAGGGGTGGCTGTGGTAAGCATCAGGACCAAATGGTAACCAGTGCCTTTATCCTGGAGCTGCTGCCAAGGCTGGTAATCATGGGAGTTCAGGGTTGAGTGACAGCCAAGTAGAGCTCTCTCCACTCCTCATAATAGAGTTAGCCGGCCATGACAGAGGTCCATTGGTCTGTGGATACCTCCTCTGTCTCTCTATACTCAAGAAAGAACCCTTGCAGGTATCCCAACATGTGGAACCAGCCATTAAGGTAGGAAGGGCCAAGTTGGAGTTCCCAGAACTGTTCCTCTGCCCTGCAGGATGATCAAGAAGCCCTGCTGCACTCCTAGGGAACAGCAATGACCAACCCCCCAGTGAGACCTAGGAATGCAAGGCGGTGAGCCCCACGCTGTCCTCATTGGTGTCCCTGTTCCATTCACCCATCTCTTCCTGGAGAGGCTAGCTGGATCTTGGCAGGTGATAGTGGCCCCCAGAGCTTCACCAGGAGCTACACCAGCTACAGCTGCCATGTGTATGCACTGACTCCAATTTACACACTTACCTTGCAAACAGTagatgctgctggccctggtagaTACCAGCTATGTGACCGTAGATGCCGGGTGGCCACAGGCAAAGTCCCAATTGAGGAAGGTGTGACCAAAGTCCATGGGTGCTGAGAACACTGTCAGGCTGGGATGGAGTTGGTCCAGAGGAGCAGGTGAGTCTCACACTTGGGGACAGGTATGTAAGGTTCAGAGCATTTGGACTGCTGCCTAGGAAGGAATTTGGACCAGCATAGAGGGGGTGCTGTCCTGAATGTTTGCTGCCAGCAACTTCACCTGCAGAGGCAGACTTCTGTGTGCCTGCCCCTACCCAGGTAATGGGCCACACCCTGGGCCCTTCTCCATACAGCTACACAAATGCAGGGCTCTCCTGATCCAGCTAGCCGTTGCACATGATTGGTTACAGTGCCACTAGAGGCTGAGTCTGTAGTCATGAAAATTCAGACACTCAAAATAATGAAAGTTACTCTGCTTtttagagtctgaatttttaagtaatttaaaaattttgcgTGGTGCCTACTTTTTCTAAGAGCTTGCTGTAATTCAGACTCCATGTGCCCGAAACTTGATTGCAAAGAGACTGACAGCGTGAACCTTTGCCGGTAAGGCACAGCCAAGCAGGCAGAGAACCATTACAGTAGGGTGGGGTGAACACTTGGTGTCAGCTCACACTGAGACCCTGAGGAGGGACGCCTTCAGCAGGCAACCCTGCGAGGCTCTCCTGCTGGGTCCCACCAGAAAGAACAGCCTGGGATACACCTGGATCTCCAGGCTGCAGAGCACCTGAGCTGGAGATGCCCCTGGGGGAAGTGCTGCCAGGAGTGGTGCTCAGGTGGTACTGGGTCCAAGCTCTTGTCTGTGCCTCAAGGAAATATCTTATTTCCAAACTCTTAAATCCTTTTAAAAGTCTTgtgtcggaagccattctcacacgtgactgggtgactcccggttagggtctgaggcgctctggctgtgtcggagctttcccggccctctcctgttgagagaacctgtccgtgtgggggtgtaactgaccactgaccccggaggcccaatcactgaccctgaccttggagtgcggctcccccttcaaccttcattggatggaattatcccctgaatttcttgctccccaataaaaggc is a genomic window of Callospermophilus lateralis isolate mCalLat2 chromosome 5, mCalLat2.hap1, whole genome shotgun sequence containing:
- the Ccdc127 gene encoding coiled-coil domain-containing protein 127 produces the protein MNNLNDPPNWNIRPDSRADGGGGSRWNYALLVPMLGLAAFRWIWSRESQKEIAKEREAYRQRTVAFQQDLEAKYHAVISENRRAVAQLSLELEKEQNRTTSYREALISQGRKLVEEKKLLEREWAKVMQERSQLQPLRSVYLSHLEEEEDWQKKARLMLKEVGEALAERQNIYCSLVTPRRSRLELEKNLLVRAAIDPVAADLEMAAGLTDIFKHDTYCGDIWNSNRRQNGRLMWLYLKYWELVVELKKFKRVEKAILEK